The Glandiceps talaboti chromosome 9, keGlaTala1.1, whole genome shotgun sequence genome window below encodes:
- the LOC144440246 gene encoding uncharacterized protein LOC144440246 isoform X2: MRLQWYTVSFLVIMMQSASALANDVIWKEEPQNTTSVKGCNITLRCSFDGIIEGGPLPRWFQGISGVSYGVTVATAKQGLCHVVGNHTIGEYNLLITNVSAESAGEWKCSHVLASPQTKSAYLDVIDSVEWNEVPHNTTVHEGENVILKCRLDGIGKDSELPQWSLSDLKVSEGANVFRAMRGRYRIVGNRSKGEYNLLIPNVTKESQGIWKCSHILAKPQTQDAYLEVIESRPLISSGDDGLVAAIVVPVVVGGAVCAVIAICVIVARRKRNNVNFPCRRYKEVQKDIVI, from the exons ATGCGGCTTCAATGGTACACAGTTTCCTTTCTCGTGATTATGATGCAATCTGCTTCTGCACTTGCTAACGATG ttatATGGAAAGAAGAACCTCAAAATACAACATCAGTGAAGGGTTGCAATATCACCTTGAGATGTAGTTTTGACGGAATCATTGAAGGCGGTCCACTACCTCGATGGTTTCAAGGTATTTCAGGAGTGTCTTATGGTGTTACTGTAGCTACAGCAAAGCAAGGTCTTTGCCATGTCGTTGGCAATCATACCATTGGAGAGTACAACCTACTTATTACGAATGTCAGTGCGGAGAGTGCAGGTGAATGGAAATGCAGTCACGTCCTTGCATCACCACAGACAAAGTCTGCATATCTGGATGTAATAG ATTCAGTGGAGTGGAACGAAGTACCTCACAATACAACTGTACATGAGGGGGAGAACGTCATTTTGAAGTGCCGACTTGATGGAATCGGTAAAGACAGTGAACTACCTCAATGGTCTCTCAGTGATTTAAAAGTCTCTGAAGGTGCTAATGTATTTAGAGCAATGAGAGGGCGTTACCGTATCGTTGGCAATCGCTCCAAAGGAGAGTACAATCTGCTGATTCCTAACGTCACTAAGGAGAGCCAGGGTATATGGAAGTGTAGCCACATCCTTGCAAAACCTCAAACACAGGATGCATATCTGGAAGTAATAG AATCCAGACCTTTGATCAGTTCAGGTGATGATGGCTTAGTTGCTGCTATTGTTGttcctgttgttgttggtggtgctGTTTGTGCTGTGATAGCAATTT GTGTAATTGTAGCCCGCAGAAAAAGGAATAA
- the LOC144440246 gene encoding uncharacterized protein LOC144440246 isoform X1, giving the protein MNQHKPGQTRLFVIVLAFTIAQAHSVIWKEEPQNTTSVKGCNITLRCSFDGIIEGGPLPRWFQGISGVSYGVTVATAKQGLCHVVGNHTIGEYNLLITNVSAESAGEWKCSHVLASPQTKSAYLDVIDSVEWNEVPHNTTVHEGENVILKCRLDGIGKDSELPQWSLSDLKVSEGANVFRAMRGRYRIVGNRSKGEYNLLIPNVTKESQGIWKCSHILAKPQTQDAYLEVIESRPLISSGDDGLVAAIVVPVVVGGAVCAVIAICVIVARRKRNNVNFPCRRYKEVQKDIVI; this is encoded by the exons ATGAACCAACACAAGCCAGGTCAAACTAGACTTTTCGTCATTGTGTTAGCTTTTACAATTGCTCAAGCGCATTCAG ttatATGGAAAGAAGAACCTCAAAATACAACATCAGTGAAGGGTTGCAATATCACCTTGAGATGTAGTTTTGACGGAATCATTGAAGGCGGTCCACTACCTCGATGGTTTCAAGGTATTTCAGGAGTGTCTTATGGTGTTACTGTAGCTACAGCAAAGCAAGGTCTTTGCCATGTCGTTGGCAATCATACCATTGGAGAGTACAACCTACTTATTACGAATGTCAGTGCGGAGAGTGCAGGTGAATGGAAATGCAGTCACGTCCTTGCATCACCACAGACAAAGTCTGCATATCTGGATGTAATAG ATTCAGTGGAGTGGAACGAAGTACCTCACAATACAACTGTACATGAGGGGGAGAACGTCATTTTGAAGTGCCGACTTGATGGAATCGGTAAAGACAGTGAACTACCTCAATGGTCTCTCAGTGATTTAAAAGTCTCTGAAGGTGCTAATGTATTTAGAGCAATGAGAGGGCGTTACCGTATCGTTGGCAATCGCTCCAAAGGAGAGTACAATCTGCTGATTCCTAACGTCACTAAGGAGAGCCAGGGTATATGGAAGTGTAGCCACATCCTTGCAAAACCTCAAACACAGGATGCATATCTGGAAGTAATAG AATCCAGACCTTTGATCAGTTCAGGTGATGATGGCTTAGTTGCTGCTATTGTTGttcctgttgttgttggtggtgctGTTTGTGCTGTGATAGCAATTT GTGTAATTGTAGCCCGCAGAAAAAGGAATAA